One genomic window of Myxococcus guangdongensis includes the following:
- a CDS encoding peptidylprolyl isomerase, whose protein sequence is MRPSAPLRLSLALVACLWAGAAVAAAPAASGKWTKKVAAGKDIYATLKTSAGDITVLLFSKDAPKTVANFVGLAAGEKEWRDPKSGEMSKKPLYNGTVFHRVIPGFMIQGGDPTGSGSGDPGFRFEDEFQSGRIFDKVGLLAMANRGPGTNGSQFFITTSTPDHLTNRHTIFGEVVKGYDVVERIGALPRDNRDRPREAVVLTKVELSDKAPAGLAATQAPADAPKRKGSQQPESPRPW, encoded by the coding sequence ATGCGTCCCTCCGCCCCCTTGCGTCTGTCGCTCGCCCTGGTGGCCTGCCTGTGGGCAGGGGCCGCCGTGGCCGCGGCGCCGGCGGCGTCGGGCAAGTGGACGAAGAAGGTGGCGGCGGGCAAGGACATCTACGCCACCCTCAAGACGAGCGCGGGGGACATCACCGTGCTGCTCTTCTCCAAGGACGCACCCAAGACGGTGGCGAACTTCGTCGGCCTCGCGGCCGGGGAGAAGGAGTGGAGGGACCCCAAGTCCGGGGAGATGTCGAAGAAGCCCCTCTACAACGGCACGGTGTTCCACCGTGTCATCCCGGGCTTCATGATTCAGGGGGGAGACCCCACGGGGTCGGGCTCGGGTGACCCGGGCTTCCGCTTCGAGGACGAGTTCCAGTCCGGCCGCATCTTCGACAAGGTGGGCCTGTTGGCCATGGCCAACCGGGGGCCGGGCACCAACGGCAGCCAGTTCTTCATCACCACCAGCACGCCGGACCACCTGACGAACCGGCACACCATCTTCGGCGAGGTGGTGAAGGGCTATGACGTGGTGGAGCGCATCGGCGCCCTGCCTCGGGACAACCGCGACCGGCCGCGGGAGGCGGTGGTGCTGACCAAGGTGGAGCTGAGCGACAAGGCCCCCGCGGGCCTCGCCGCGACGCAGGCCCCGGCGGATGCGCCGAAGCGGAAGGGTTCGCAGCAGCCCGAGTCGCCCCGACCGTGGTGA
- the rnc gene encoding ribonuclease III: MEKLSPSERVEALEKRLGFVFSRREVALEALTHKTYVNETRDKDLKDNQRLEFLGDSVVNLAVSHRLMDRFPGMPEGDLTKLRARIVNEDGLARVARSVPLGDLLLLGRGESLSGGREKNSVLADALEAVFGAIYLCAGLETAAQLVDKCFAELLDEVSSGQGRLDYKTLLQEMAHEKLKVSPRYRVVSEAGPEHSKVFEVEVSLGEAPFARASGRSKKEAEQCAAQVTLERLKREAAASPPPGPEEGQAPTPEEGTATPAPVTPEVPPDDTPT; this comes from the coding sequence GTGGAGAAGCTCAGTCCGTCGGAGCGGGTGGAGGCCCTGGAGAAGCGGCTGGGGTTCGTGTTCTCGCGCAGGGAGGTCGCGCTCGAGGCGCTCACCCACAAGACCTACGTCAACGAGACGCGGGACAAGGACCTCAAGGACAACCAACGGTTGGAGTTCCTGGGGGACTCGGTGGTGAACCTGGCCGTGAGCCACCGGCTGATGGACCGCTTCCCGGGCATGCCCGAGGGCGACCTCACCAAGCTGCGCGCGCGCATCGTCAACGAGGACGGCCTGGCCCGCGTGGCCCGGAGCGTCCCCCTGGGTGACTTGCTGCTCCTGGGCCGGGGCGAGAGCCTGTCGGGCGGGCGCGAGAAGAACTCCGTGCTGGCGGACGCGCTCGAGGCCGTCTTCGGCGCCATCTACCTGTGCGCGGGCCTGGAGACCGCCGCGCAGCTGGTGGACAAGTGCTTCGCGGAGCTGCTGGACGAGGTCTCCAGCGGCCAGGGGCGCCTGGACTACAAGACGCTGCTGCAGGAGATGGCCCACGAGAAGCTGAAGGTGTCGCCGCGCTACCGCGTGGTGTCCGAGGCGGGCCCGGAGCACTCGAAGGTGTTCGAGGTGGAGGTGTCGCTGGGGGAGGCGCCCTTCGCCCGCGCCTCGGGGCGCAGCAAGAAGGAGGCGGAGCAGTGCGCGGCCCAGGTCACCCTGGAGCGCCTCAAGCGCGAGGCCGCCGCCAGTCCGCCTCCGGGCCCCGAGGAGGGCCAGGCCCCCACCCCCGAGGAGGGGACAGCCACCCCCGCGCCGGTGACGCCGGAAGTGCCACCGGACGACACCCCGACGTGA
- a CDS encoding acyl-CoA dehydrogenase family protein has product MDFELPDSHRALQSSLRDFCEARVKPYAAHWDREEKFPMDVVRELGQLGVMGILVSEKYGGADMDSLAVAVAVEEIARYDGSLALTVASHNGLGTSHLRVFGTPAQHEKYLPKLASAEFLGAWGLTEPGSGSDASGMKTTAVRKGDGWVLNGAKMFITQGTVGDVFVVLAMTSPQKRQKGITAFLLEKGMPGFSQRAIHGKLGMRSSDTAELVLENVEVPDANRVGEVDHGFIDTMQILDKGRITIGALAVGLARGALEESARYSKDRTAFGQPIADFQALRWMMADMKTETDAARLLVHRAARLADAGQPYSREASMAKLFASETATRSAAKAVQIHGGYGYTREFPVERYLRDAKLCEIGEGTSEIQRTIIARETFKGA; this is encoded by the coding sequence ATGGACTTCGAACTTCCCGACAGTCACCGCGCCCTCCAGTCCTCGCTTCGCGACTTCTGCGAGGCCCGCGTGAAGCCGTACGCCGCCCATTGGGACCGCGAGGAGAAGTTCCCCATGGACGTGGTGCGGGAGCTGGGACAGCTCGGCGTCATGGGCATCCTGGTGTCGGAGAAGTACGGCGGGGCGGACATGGACTCGCTCGCCGTGGCGGTGGCCGTGGAGGAGATCGCCCGCTACGACGGTTCGCTCGCCCTCACCGTGGCCAGCCACAACGGCCTGGGCACCAGCCACCTGCGGGTCTTCGGCACCCCGGCCCAGCACGAGAAGTACCTGCCGAAGCTGGCCTCCGCCGAGTTCCTGGGCGCCTGGGGCCTGACGGAGCCGGGCTCCGGCTCGGACGCGTCGGGCATGAAGACCACGGCGGTGCGCAAGGGCGACGGCTGGGTGCTCAACGGCGCCAAGATGTTCATCACCCAGGGCACCGTGGGCGACGTGTTCGTGGTGCTCGCGATGACGTCCCCCCAGAAGCGCCAGAAGGGCATCACCGCGTTCCTCCTGGAGAAGGGGATGCCCGGGTTCAGCCAGCGCGCCATCCACGGCAAGCTGGGCATGCGCTCCTCGGACACCGCGGAGCTGGTGCTGGAGAACGTGGAGGTCCCCGACGCGAACCGCGTGGGCGAGGTGGACCACGGCTTCATCGACACGATGCAGATCCTCGACAAGGGCCGCATCACCATCGGCGCGCTGGCGGTGGGACTGGCCCGGGGCGCGCTGGAGGAGTCCGCGCGCTACTCCAAGGACCGCACCGCCTTCGGTCAGCCCATCGCCGACTTCCAGGCCCTGCGCTGGATGATGGCGGACATGAAGACGGAGACGGACGCCGCGCGGCTGCTCGTCCACCGGGCCGCGAGGCTCGCCGATGCGGGCCAGCCGTACTCCCGGGAGGCCTCCATGGCGAAGCTCTTCGCCTCCGAGACGGCCACCCGCTCCGCCGCCAAGGCCGTGCAGATCCACGGGGGCTATGGCTACACCCGTGAATTCCCGGTTGAACGCTACCTCCGCGACGCCAAACTGTGTGAAATTGGCGAAGGTACCAGCGAGATCCAACGCACCATCATCGCGAGAGAGACCTTCAAAGGGGCTTGA
- a CDS encoding YtxH domain-containing protein, producing MFAKKKAKWTAKGLAKSELYRKWVAHKLLDELPRVAKDRWDDFEPDDALRHIGLTTYKPARSGLGGLGLFLIGAVAGGVAALLLTPKTGDDLRTTVKDKAMGYMNKQNIGLAPEKSASA from the coding sequence ATGTTCGCGAAGAAGAAGGCGAAGTGGACGGCGAAGGGATTGGCCAAGAGCGAGCTGTACCGCAAGTGGGTGGCCCACAAGCTCCTCGACGAGCTTCCCCGCGTGGCCAAGGACCGCTGGGATGACTTCGAGCCGGATGATGCGCTGCGCCACATCGGCCTGACGACGTACAAGCCGGCGCGCTCCGGCCTGGGCGGCCTGGGGCTGTTCCTCATCGGCGCGGTGGCCGGCGGCGTGGCGGCGCTGCTGCTCACGCCCAAGACGGGGGATGACCTGCGCACCACCGTCAAGGACAAGGCCATGGGCTACATGAACAAGCAGAACATCGGCCTGGCGCCCGAGAAGAGCGCCAGCGCCTGA
- a CDS encoding enoyl-CoA hydratase-related protein, with protein sequence MPEFKVDARGAIEIWTIDGEGRRNAISRAMLQELGALVERVSSGHQVRAVVITGAGDKAFCAGADLKERAGMKEDEVRSFLDGLRRTFRAIEKSDCVFIAAINGAAFGGGTELALACDLRVAAPAAELGLTEVKLGIIPGGGGTQRLSRLIGPGRAKDLILTARRLNAAEAFAIGLVNRLAPEGHLLEVAHALAESVVDNAPLAVATAKHAIDEGTGLELDDALALELRKYEEILKTEDRLEGLRAFAEKRAPIYKGR encoded by the coding sequence ATGCCGGAATTCAAGGTCGACGCACGCGGTGCCATCGAGATCTGGACCATCGACGGCGAGGGCCGCCGCAATGCCATCAGCCGCGCGATGCTCCAGGAGCTCGGCGCGCTCGTCGAGCGCGTGTCGTCGGGTCATCAGGTCCGCGCGGTGGTCATCACCGGCGCGGGCGACAAGGCGTTCTGCGCGGGCGCGGACCTCAAGGAGCGCGCGGGCATGAAGGAGGACGAGGTGCGCTCGTTCCTCGACGGCCTGCGCCGCACCTTTCGCGCCATCGAGAAGAGCGACTGCGTCTTCATCGCCGCCATCAACGGCGCGGCCTTCGGCGGAGGCACCGAGCTGGCGCTCGCGTGCGACTTGCGCGTGGCGGCCCCCGCGGCCGAGCTGGGCCTCACCGAGGTGAAGCTGGGGATCATCCCCGGCGGTGGTGGCACGCAGCGCCTGTCGCGCCTCATCGGCCCGGGCCGGGCCAAGGACCTCATCCTCACCGCGCGCCGGCTCAACGCGGCGGAGGCGTTCGCCATCGGCCTGGTCAACCGGCTCGCGCCCGAGGGACACCTGCTCGAGGTGGCGCACGCGCTGGCCGAGTCCGTGGTGGACAACGCCCCCCTCGCGGTCGCCACCGCCAAGCACGCCATCGACGAGGGCACGGGCCTGGAGCTCGACGACGCGCTCGCGCTGGAGCTGCGCAAGTACGAGGAGATCCTCAAGACGGAGGACCGCCTCGAGGGCCTGCGCGCCTTCGCGGAGAAGCGCGCTCCCATCTACAAGGGACGGTGA
- a CDS encoding TIM44-like domain-containing protein produces the protein MPSPRNLLRQLAPWAHHLPSALALVALALVPLEALARGGGGEHYTRGNSDSRDRGGDGLPLWLLFEAFRLVFRYPKVMIPLLIIGGVVYWLYKRNLHPDATTRKALDQYEAQQRTQVSSSDVAGWVNALKLKDPAFEPGPMLDRTRRLFLDLQQAWFQRDMTPVRPFLSDATWQRFGVQLKLLEAQGVRDAITDIEVLDLQIIGLEQSEWFDSVQLRVHARMRDTDVSANDSDAQALQAARKAPLEAFTEVWTFVRKPGAQTRIGADLFQGKCPNCGAPFQGGAANSCEFCGAVVNSGNYDWTLAEITQGVEHSRYHRSVEGLMQARQDDPALNLEMLEDRASLLFWKWIDAQSRGDTTGLTKVATPEALGALDSELQGLRQQGRRRVFLECAVGSVDVRTLEVDPRGHDKAQVEIRWSARMGIGPVNERPPQLPTLPQRFVFTLVRKHGAKTNTANGMSTDRCPQCNAPLTNSAATTCEFCGTQLANGERDWVLASALPFESWNAREDASHRDRPQRASVPRPPSVNRPSPAAPAAGADTVMDLQERQRLIYMMAAIAAADGTVTPAERRLLKLCAERWNVEWSQVEMALNAGPQLFDRLVARGSPEAEVFLRNIVEMALVDGRIDRKERRMLESAAAHLGLQEKLASMIGDR, from the coding sequence ATGCCTTCGCCACGCAACCTGCTCCGACAGCTCGCCCCGTGGGCGCATCATCTGCCCTCGGCACTCGCCCTGGTGGCCCTGGCCCTCGTTCCCCTGGAGGCCCTGGCCCGGGGAGGCGGTGGCGAACACTACACCCGAGGCAACTCCGACAGCCGGGATCGCGGCGGCGACGGCCTGCCCCTGTGGCTGCTGTTCGAGGCGTTCCGCCTGGTGTTCCGCTACCCGAAGGTGATGATTCCGCTGCTGATCATCGGCGGCGTCGTGTACTGGCTCTACAAGCGCAACCTCCACCCGGACGCCACCACGCGCAAGGCGTTGGACCAGTACGAGGCGCAGCAGCGCACCCAGGTCAGCTCCAGCGACGTGGCCGGCTGGGTCAACGCGCTGAAGCTCAAGGACCCCGCCTTCGAGCCCGGGCCCATGCTGGACCGGACGCGCCGGCTGTTCCTCGACCTGCAGCAGGCCTGGTTCCAGCGCGACATGACGCCGGTGCGGCCGTTCCTGTCGGACGCGACGTGGCAGCGCTTCGGCGTGCAGCTGAAGCTGCTCGAGGCCCAGGGCGTCCGCGACGCCATCACCGACATCGAGGTGCTGGACCTGCAGATCATCGGCCTGGAGCAGAGCGAGTGGTTCGACAGCGTCCAGCTTCGCGTGCACGCGCGGATGCGGGACACGGACGTGTCGGCGAACGACTCGGATGCGCAGGCCCTCCAGGCCGCGCGCAAGGCGCCGTTGGAGGCGTTCACGGAGGTGTGGACCTTCGTGCGCAAGCCGGGCGCGCAGACGCGCATCGGCGCGGACCTGTTCCAGGGCAAGTGCCCCAACTGCGGCGCGCCCTTCCAGGGTGGCGCGGCGAACAGCTGTGAGTTCTGCGGCGCGGTGGTCAACTCCGGCAACTACGACTGGACGCTGGCGGAGATCACCCAGGGCGTGGAGCACTCGCGCTACCACCGCTCCGTGGAGGGGCTGATGCAGGCGCGGCAGGACGACCCGGCCCTCAACCTGGAGATGCTCGAGGACCGCGCGTCGCTGCTGTTCTGGAAGTGGATCGACGCGCAGAGCCGGGGCGACACGACGGGGCTCACCAAGGTGGCCACGCCAGAGGCGCTCGGGGCGCTGGACTCGGAGCTGCAGGGCCTGCGTCAGCAAGGACGGCGGCGCGTGTTCCTGGAGTGCGCGGTGGGCTCGGTGGACGTGCGCACGCTGGAGGTGGACCCGCGCGGACATGACAAGGCGCAGGTGGAGATTCGTTGGAGCGCGCGCATGGGCATCGGCCCCGTCAACGAGCGCCCGCCCCAGCTCCCCACGCTTCCCCAGCGCTTCGTCTTCACGCTGGTGCGCAAGCACGGGGCGAAGACGAACACCGCGAACGGCATGTCCACGGACCGCTGCCCCCAGTGCAACGCCCCGCTGACGAACAGCGCGGCGACGACGTGCGAGTTCTGCGGGACGCAGCTGGCCAACGGTGAGCGGGACTGGGTGCTCGCGTCCGCGCTGCCGTTCGAGTCGTGGAACGCACGCGAGGACGCCAGCCACCGTGACAGGCCTCAGCGCGCGTCGGTGCCCCGGCCTCCGAGCGTCAACCGTCCCTCGCCCGCGGCCCCCGCGGCGGGTGCGGACACGGTGATGGACCTCCAGGAGCGGCAGCGGCTCATCTACATGATGGCCGCGATCGCCGCCGCGGACGGCACCGTCACCCCGGCCGAGCGGCGGCTCTTGAAGCTGTGCGCGGAGCGATGGAACGTGGAGTGGTCCCAGGTCGAGATGGCGCTCAACGCGGGGCCGCAGCTCTTCGACCGGCTGGTGGCGCGGGGCAGCCCCGAGGCCGAGGTCTTCCTGCGCAACATCGTGGAGATGGCCTTGGTGGACGGGCGCATCGACCGGAAGGAGCGGCGGATGCTGGAGTCCGCCGCCGCCCACCTGGGGCTCCAGGAGAAGCTGGCGTCGATGATTGGCGACCGGTGA
- a CDS encoding hydroxymethylglutaryl-CoA lyase, with protein sequence MPETSHSRARGNLLGQLPKRVDVYEVGPRDGLQNELRTLPTRDKARLINALVDAGEKRIEVTSFVSPKWIPQLADAEELLRLVGRREGVVFSALVPNLKGLERAKEAGLEEAAVFISASEAHSKKNINKSIAEAMAGAREVTSAALQAGMRVRGYLSTVWGCPYEGHVPVERVVDICRHLVDAGIYQLSLGDTIGVGTPRQTEEILDALLKHIPVEKLALHLHDTRGTALANSLVGLSAGVTTFDASIGGLGGCPYAPGAAGNLATEDAVFMFHGMGVETGINLDRLVEAGEIAQELIGRKLAGKFLQAALGEREKKASRRAQT encoded by the coding sequence ATGCCTGAGACCTCCCATTCACGAGCGCGCGGGAACCTGCTGGGCCAGCTGCCGAAGCGGGTGGACGTGTACGAGGTCGGTCCTCGCGACGGCCTGCAGAACGAGCTGCGCACGCTGCCCACGCGGGACAAGGCGCGGCTCATCAATGCCCTGGTGGACGCGGGCGAGAAGCGCATCGAGGTGACCTCGTTCGTCTCGCCCAAGTGGATTCCCCAGCTCGCCGACGCCGAGGAGCTGCTGCGCCTGGTGGGGCGTCGCGAGGGCGTGGTGTTCTCCGCGCTGGTGCCCAACCTCAAGGGACTGGAGCGCGCGAAGGAGGCCGGGCTGGAGGAGGCCGCGGTGTTCATCTCCGCGTCCGAGGCCCACTCCAAGAAGAACATCAACAAGAGCATCGCGGAGGCGATGGCCGGCGCGCGCGAGGTCACCTCGGCGGCGCTCCAGGCCGGCATGCGCGTGCGCGGCTACCTCTCCACCGTGTGGGGCTGTCCCTACGAGGGCCACGTCCCGGTGGAGCGCGTGGTGGACATCTGCCGGCACCTGGTGGACGCGGGCATCTACCAGCTCAGCCTGGGGGACACGATTGGCGTGGGCACGCCGAGGCAGACCGAGGAGATCCTCGACGCGCTGCTCAAGCACATCCCCGTGGAGAAGCTGGCGCTGCACCTGCACGACACGCGGGGCACGGCGCTGGCCAACTCGCTCGTCGGCTTGTCCGCGGGCGTGACGACCTTCGACGCGAGCATCGGCGGGCTGGGGGGCTGCCCCTATGCGCCGGGCGCCGCGGGCAACCTCGCGACCGAGGACGCCGTCTTCATGTTCCATGGCATGGGCGTGGAGACCGGCATCAACCTGGACCGGCTGGTGGAGGCTGGGGAGATTGCCCAGGAGCTGATCGGCCGGAAGCTGGCCGGCAAGTTCCTCCAGGCCGCCCTCGGCGAGCGCGAGAAGAAGGCGTCTCGCCGCGCGCAGACCTGA
- a CDS encoding class I SAM-dependent methyltransferase — protein sequence MDFFGELYLRSTLPFLSESVTAREADYLARVFADVPGPEPVVDLGCGHGRHAARLQASGPLAGRVIGLERDALSLAMRRPGFPVVRGDLRALPFREGSLAGAYAWYSTLFAFTDEEHVHILRQVARALRRGGLLVFHTVPHERLAASPGAAFQRTLPDGGVLAEESRFDVATGRDEGRRTLTLRDGRVLSASYAIRYYPLAELTALLESTGFSISWVHGGLDGEPLTRLSADLIVGAVLRDA from the coding sequence GTGGACTTCTTCGGCGAGCTGTACCTGCGCAGCACGTTGCCCTTCCTGTCCGAGAGCGTGACGGCGAGGGAGGCGGATTACCTGGCGCGCGTGTTCGCCGACGTGCCCGGCCCCGAGCCCGTGGTGGACCTGGGCTGTGGCCATGGCCGCCATGCCGCGCGACTCCAGGCCTCGGGCCCCCTGGCGGGGCGCGTCATCGGGCTGGAGCGGGATGCGTTGTCGCTGGCGATGCGACGTCCGGGCTTCCCCGTGGTGCGCGGCGACCTCCGGGCACTGCCCTTCCGGGAGGGTTCTCTGGCGGGGGCGTATGCGTGGTACTCCACGCTGTTCGCCTTCACGGACGAGGAGCATGTGCACATCCTCCGGCAGGTGGCGCGGGCGTTGAGGCGGGGAGGGCTCCTGGTGTTCCACACGGTGCCGCACGAGCGACTGGCCGCGTCACCGGGCGCCGCGTTCCAGCGGACCCTTCCGGACGGGGGCGTGTTGGCGGAGGAGAGTCGCTTCGATGTGGCGACGGGGCGCGACGAGGGGCGGCGGACCCTCACCTTGAGAGACGGCCGTGTCCTGTCTGCGTCCTACGCCATTCGTTACTATCCCCTTGCGGAACTGACCGCGCTGTTGGAAAGCACCGGGTTTTCGATCTCCTGGGTGCATGGCGGACTCGATGGCGAGCCGCTGACGCGACTGTCGGCCGACCTGATTGTTGGAGCGGTGCTGCGAGATGCCTGA
- a CDS encoding methionine aminotransferase: MSRSVSSQRVSRFGTTVFSEFSALAQKHGAVNLGQGFPDFDGPEAVKEAARRAIHDGVNQYAMSTGARDLRVAIAEHSARFYGQTVDPDTMVTVTSGATEAILDVILGLVDPGDEVIAFEPFYDSYDANITFVGATARWVPLRPPDAAHAQWWFDWDELRAAFTPRTRLLILNTPHNPTGKVFTREELERIGALCAEHDVKVLSDEVYEHITFAPARHVRPATVPSLADRTVTVSSGGKTFSLTGWKVGWVIAPPALRDAIQRAHQFVTFATASPFQAAMAAALRLPDTYFDGLSAAYAARRERLLSGLRDAGLKAHVPEGSYFILTDISGRGFADDVAFCRHLVSEVGVAAIPPSVFYGPEHRHLGHGLARFAFCKTDAVLDEAVRRLRAKLGPGR, translated from the coding sequence ATGTCCAGGTCCGTGTCGTCGCAGCGCGTGTCGCGGTTCGGCACCACCGTCTTCTCCGAGTTCAGCGCGCTGGCCCAGAAGCACGGCGCGGTGAACCTGGGGCAGGGGTTCCCCGACTTCGACGGGCCGGAGGCCGTGAAGGAGGCCGCGCGGCGGGCCATCCACGACGGCGTCAACCAGTACGCCATGAGCACCGGCGCGCGGGACTTGCGCGTGGCCATCGCCGAGCACTCGGCCCGCTTCTACGGCCAGACGGTGGACCCGGACACCATGGTGACGGTGACGAGCGGGGCCACGGAGGCCATCCTCGACGTCATCCTCGGCCTGGTGGACCCGGGGGACGAGGTCATCGCGTTCGAGCCGTTCTACGACTCGTACGACGCGAACATCACCTTCGTCGGCGCCACGGCGCGCTGGGTCCCCCTGAGGCCGCCGGACGCGGCGCATGCGCAGTGGTGGTTCGACTGGGACGAGCTGCGCGCGGCCTTCACCCCGCGCACGCGGCTGCTCATCCTCAACACGCCCCACAATCCGACGGGCAAGGTCTTCACGCGCGAGGAGCTCGAGCGCATCGGCGCGCTGTGCGCCGAGCATGACGTGAAGGTGCTGTCCGACGAGGTCTACGAGCACATCACCTTCGCCCCCGCGCGCCACGTGCGCCCGGCCACCGTGCCCTCGCTGGCGGACCGCACGGTGACGGTGAGCAGCGGCGGCAAGACGTTCAGCCTCACGGGCTGGAAGGTGGGCTGGGTGATTGCCCCGCCCGCGCTGCGGGACGCCATCCAGCGCGCGCATCAGTTCGTCACCTTCGCCACCGCGTCCCCCTTCCAGGCGGCCATGGCGGCGGCGCTCCGTCTGCCGGACACGTACTTCGACGGGCTGTCGGCGGCCTATGCCGCCCGGCGGGAGCGGCTGTTGTCCGGGCTGCGCGACGCGGGCCTGAAGGCGCATGTCCCGGAGGGCAGCTACTTCATCCTCACGGACATCTCCGGCCGGGGCTTCGCGGACGACGTGGCCTTCTGTCGGCACCTGGTGTCGGAGGTCGGCGTGGCGGCCATCCCTCCGAGCGTCTTCTACGGCCCCGAGCACCGCCACCTGGGCCATGGGCTCGCTCGCTTCGCGTTCTGCAAGACGGACGCGGTGCTGGACGAGGCCGTGCGCCGGCTGCGCGCGAAGCTCGGGCCCGGGCGCTGA
- a CDS encoding phosphatase PAP2 family protein, with protein MKGSREAQVRLGPVDLIIVIACSLAALVLLGPGRWTLGSLHHVWLFASMAAGPLVLRTLESRFPHQRWLTILADFWLLPAAVLTHGWLTPVVDTLNPFLRDAQLVAADQRIFGFQASVVLANVIPGWLNDVLLLCYYGHFVWPLVLGIGLYRRAHGASPEFDEYLLGLGLLFILNYSAYSLVPAVGPRYFFIDAFDGPLQGTLTPWLDSIMRRPVFARDCFPSGHTGTTLLVLFYAWRFSRKVFWVMLLPGMGLIFATLAGRFHYATDLLCAVPLVMVVVGMATALTRAARQRESERAARSVPVDAILRP; from the coding sequence GTGAAGGGTTCCCGTGAGGCACAGGTCCGTCTGGGGCCCGTGGACCTCATCATCGTCATCGCCTGTTCGCTCGCGGCGCTGGTGCTGCTCGGCCCCGGGCGGTGGACGCTGGGCTCGCTGCACCATGTCTGGCTGTTCGCCTCCATGGCGGCGGGTCCCCTGGTGCTGCGCACGCTCGAGTCCCGCTTCCCGCATCAGCGGTGGCTGACCATCCTGGCGGACTTCTGGCTGCTGCCCGCGGCGGTGCTCACGCACGGTTGGCTCACCCCCGTGGTGGACACGCTCAACCCGTTCCTGCGGGACGCGCAGTTGGTGGCCGCGGACCAGCGCATCTTCGGGTTCCAGGCCTCCGTGGTGCTGGCGAACGTCATCCCCGGCTGGCTCAACGACGTGCTGCTCCTCTGCTACTACGGCCACTTCGTGTGGCCGCTGGTGCTGGGCATCGGCCTGTACCGCCGCGCGCATGGGGCCTCGCCGGAGTTCGACGAGTACCTGCTGGGACTGGGGCTGTTGTTCATCCTGAACTACTCGGCGTACTCGTTGGTGCCGGCCGTGGGGCCGCGCTACTTCTTCATCGACGCGTTCGATGGGCCGCTGCAGGGCACGCTGACGCCGTGGCTGGATTCGATCATGCGCCGGCCCGTCTTCGCGCGGGACTGCTTCCCGTCGGGCCACACCGGCACCACGCTGCTGGTCCTCTTCTATGCGTGGCGGTTCTCCCGGAAGGTGTTCTGGGTGATGTTGCTGCCGGGCATGGGGCTCATCTTCGCGACGCTCGCGGGGCGCTTCCACTACGCCACGGACCTGCTGTGCGCGGTGCCGCTGGTGATGGTGGTGGTGGGCATGGCCACGGCGCTCACGCGGGCGGCGCGGCAGCGCGAGAGCGAGAGGGCCGCGCGCTCCGTCCCGGTGGACGCTATCCTGCGCCCCTGA